The following coding sequences lie in one Populus trichocarpa isolate Nisqually-1 chromosome 14, P.trichocarpa_v4.1, whole genome shotgun sequence genomic window:
- the LOC18105331 gene encoding major allergen Pru ar 1 has protein sequence MGVITLENEFAVAVAPAKLFKAYCLETDTLLPKILPEHIKSSEIIEGNGGPGAIRKITFAEGKHLSYAKQKIEAIDEENLTYSFSLIEANVWKDAVEKVTYEHKFVATPEGGSICKRTSTYYIKGDAEINKDQIKDVYGKKTAGLFKAVEAYFLANPDA, from the exons ATGGGTGTCATCACTTTGGAAAACGAGTTTGCTGTTGCTGTCGCCCCGGCCAAGCTTTTCAAGGCATACTGCCTTGAGACCGACACTCTTTTGCCTAAAATTCTACCAGAGCACATTAAGAGCTCTGAGATAATTGAAGGAAATGGAGGGCCTGGAGCCATCAGGAAGATCACTTTTGCTGAAG GAAAACATCTCAGTTATGCCAAGCAGAAGATTGAGGCAATTGACGAAGAGAACTTGACCTACAGCTTCAGCTTGATTGAAGCCAATGTTTGGAAGGATGCAGTTGAAAAGGTGACTTACGAGCACAAGTTCGTGGCAACTCCTGAGGGAGGTTCCATTTGCAAGAGAACCAGCACATATTACATCAAGGGTGATGCAGAGATCAACAAAGACCAAATCAAGGACGTGTATGGCAAAAAGACCGCAGGCTTGTTCAAGGCTGTTGAAGCCTACTTCTTGGCAAATCCAGATGCCTAA